A genomic stretch from Antarcticibacterium flavum includes:
- the rplS gene encoding 50S ribosomal protein L19, whose protein sequence is MESLIKFVQDEFVTKKDFPEFSAGDTITVYYEIKEGAKTRTQFFRGVVIQVKGSGLSKTFTIRKMSGTVGVERIFPINMPALQKVEVNKRGAVRRARIYYFRGLTGKKARIKEERR, encoded by the coding sequence ATGGAATCCTTAATTAAATTCGTTCAGGACGAATTCGTAACCAAGAAAGATTTTCCGGAATTCTCAGCAGGTGATACTATCACTGTGTATTATGAAATTAAGGAAGGCGCAAAAACACGTACTCAGTTTTTTAGAGGTGTTGTGATCCAGGTAAAAGGAAGTGGCCTTTCAAAGACTTTCACTATTCGTAAGATGAGCGGTACAGTAGGTGTGGAACGTATTTTCCCTATCAATATGCCGGCCCTTCAAAAAGTTGAAGTAAACAAACGTGGTGCTGTAAGAAGAGCACGTATTTACTACTTTAGAGGTCTTACTGGTAAGAAAGCCCGTATTAAGGAAGAGAGAAGATAG